The nucleotide window AGCTCCATAACCACACGACTGCCACCTGGCAGCCCGCACCGGCCCGACTGGAAGGGAACAGTCCAGAGCCCAGGCACACGCTCTACTCGCCACCCCACGGTCTCAACCTACCCACCTGACCCAGACCTCGAAAGTTCTGAACACCCTCCTGAACGATTCCCATTCCCTAGCGACACAAGGGACTATTCGACGGAGCTGAGCGTGACAGTAGCAGTGGGTGCGTCACTGCTCTTCCTCAATGTGCTGGCATTTGCCGCGTTGTACTATAAACGCGACAAACGGCATGAGCTGCTGCAACGCCGCCATCGACGCCTCTCACCTCAACGTGGGGCGGGACCAGGCGTTGGCATTGTGGGGGCTCCGCCCCATAACGACCTGGCATTGAGTCAGGAGGAGGAGCTAATGTCCTTGCAGATGAAGCAGCAGAGGGTGGAGCTTGACCACGGTACGCCTCTACCACCGCGTGGTCTACATGGTGACTTGGAACCTCTGAGACCACCCGTGTGCCCGCCGGACTACACTCTGGCACTACGGCGGGCACCTGAGGACGTGCCACTTATGGCTAATGCGCTTTCCATGATCCCCAGCACCATCACTGGCATGCAGCCCCTCCATGCCTTCAACACTTACCCCCCTGCACCTGCACCAAGTGCTGGACATAGCAACAATGCCCTGCCCCACCAGCACTCCACCACACGAGTATAGTAACCCCTCTGAGGGGACCAGGCCCCCCAAACACATAGGAACACAGACCTCCGGTACTAAGAGTGGTGCTCTACATGGATACTGTCCAATACACCACTCCTGTCCTTTTTAAGTCCACTCCCAGCacactgtctttctctctcattctttcttGTTTTACTTTTCCTGCTCCTCTCGTTCTTGGAGAAGATTTTGGGTGGAGAAATGTTGGCCATTTACTCAATACAGCAGCTATCCCCttaccattttttttctccagtttttTTGCCCTCAAATTTCATTGCCACCTTTCCCTTATCTTTATTTTCTTCTCCCTGAGTCTTTTGCTCTGCTGTAGCCGTTTCTAGTCCCCAAAAAAAGAACAGTTTTCCTACTTCGGACTGTTTTATAAATCAAGAAAacatacatgtaaaatatgtattattgatAACGTTATAAGGCTATGAATGAAAAAAAGATTCTACTATCTAATTTTTACCAGCATTCTTGTGCCAAGTACTGTGATCATCGTCCAATCAGACGCAGTCTAGTGGACGGACATGGAGAGAATCACCTGAACTGGATTTATTCAAGGAATTtgcagaattgaaaaaaaaaaaagtgccaaatttgttttttcttttctttggtctctctcattttttatgtttattttttgctttttgttttgcaCTGTCACTGTTATTTGCCTATGGAGAGAAATGAACAACACTACAAATATCTATATAAAAAGATAtagattatttaaatttatatcttGATTGCGCTTTGGGAAatttgcatgatttattttttaagaggaAAATGGACATTCGAGATTCAAGACTCTTCTTTGTCTTTTTATTGACTTTTTCTGCAACAGtcttctctctcttgctctctttctttctctctctctctctctctctctctcttgtttttaCATCAGCTGTATTTTGTGCACTTCATTTGGAGATTCTTTTCCCTCTGTAGATACATGGTCATATCCGGAAATGAAACTGATTCTTGACGATAATAAAGAGGATAAATAGTTCCCttcttcttttcatttataattatgGAAGCTGTGCGACAAAGCTCTCTCCCAGAGAAGGACTGATCAGATAGATCCACGATCCCCCCTCTCCTTTTTTATcccttttatctctctctctccgctcGTATAGTCCTCTGTAGTAACCCGCGCATTATGCCACATTGAGTTAAGGAACGTTCACTGTGCCGCTCTCTCTCTCCGTAAAGACTCGGACTCTGCTGAGTTGAACGTCCAGAGCGACGGGATCAACACCTGCGCCCATTCCCGCACAGCTGGagtctctccgtctctctctcttacCAGGGCCCAAGAGAACTCATGACGTGTCCCGAACATTCTTCCCCCTCACTGACACTGACCTTTGAGTGATTATCTCAGTTTGAGCTCACTTGTCATCAGGCAGACATCCTGTTATATGCCCTGTCACAGGTCCCCGTAAGACCTTCTGATTCAGCCTCTCACCtctcaacgttttttttttaaatgaaatctctCTTTCAGGGCTCCAAGAATGATCTGGCCAAGAGGACAGGGTGGTTTGCGCTCATTTGCGCACATGTAAGTGTGAGTGTATGAGGAGCGGGACAGATGTGGCCCTAAATGAGCTCTGGATACTGACTCTGGAAGCTTTGTGCATTAGGTTTGGGCCGCGGTGGCGGTCAGAAACTAAACACAGCCAGAAGAGCCGTACTGCCCTACAGTGGACGAGGCATCACTCATCATGccacttaaatatacatttacgaTGCATAATGCAAGCAACTGTGCATACCGCTTTCATCTCCATCCATTTTTTTGTTCTCTCGTCATCTTGTTTTTGGAGTTTCTTGGGTGGATGGAAAACACACAAGACCGACTTCTGTCATGCCATGACAAAAAAACCCAAGATGcaaactgtacattttttatacGTGTAAGAGATGACAgtctttgtaaatattttgtttattgttggGTTCATGGTCAATCGTACCCACTGTAAAAACAGGTGCAAGctcattcagccaatcacatccCTCCACCCACGGTAGATTTTCATTTGAAGGTTTACAGATACTAAAGCTTCTTTTTCGACAAAAGACATAAAAACGTAATGAATGTTGAGAGAAGCGGAAACGAAGCGAATTCCACATTAGAGAATATATCGAGTCAAGAATGAGCGAACTTGATGAGAGTAATTGCATTTGGAATTCAAATTTGCTGCAAGACCCGACAATGTGGTGGACAATAGAGTCGCTGGCTGCATCTGGTTCTGTTTCGTTTGATAAACGGAGGGTGGAACCGATCAGGGCCTAATCAGAATATTTCGTTGGAGAGCGTTAAATGACAAAGTTTATGTGGAGAAGCTCGTTTTATTTCCTCGTACGAGGCCATAGGATGTAAATCGCTTGAGTcagccctgttttttttttttttttttttttttgagaggccTGCTGTTTGAGTCATTCTCCTGGGTGTTCTTCATTACGCTTCAGTGGACTAAATGACAATGTGGGGTGTTTGTTTTCTCTTACCTGGTTGTAAGTTCTTAGAAATTTAATGTTACCCAAACCATTGGAGATTTGTTGGGAGTGAAGGTGGGATTCCACAGCGTTCTGGCTTATCTCTTTGTTGTGAATTTGAGCTGCATATATTTCAAAGTAGAGAATTTAAACAGTTCATATTTTTCTACAAAATAAAGGGAGAGAGATGATTCTACCGGCAACTGACAGACATATAAAGCACACTCTCACCAGACGTACATGGTGATACTTTTTGTCTGGGTTGCCTATGTATTATAGAggatttaaagacaaaaaaatattaagaaaaaaatactgagaaacaCAACTGTTGATTATTAATGCTTGGTCGCCAAAAAAAAGACTTGCACCTGTTGAGTTTCATTTTGTTGAATTTCAGCAACGTAAAAAAGGCTTGAGATGAGGGGAGGACTGTATGACCGCAACGGGTCTAAAGAATGGAATTCATATTTCTATTTCCTATACAGGTTACTACACACTGTATGTTGTGTATCTGAACTGgacaatattaaaaaaaggttattaaaCTAACTGACAGACCTGTCTCATTATTTGCACGTTGTTGTGCTAAACTGTCTgctttctactaaaaaaaaaaatgtattcactaATTTGATGTATACTTCAATcttcatttaaactttgtgttTTGCCCTCTAGATGGAAGCATGCAGCCACATAGCATTGTGTCCACTTGGCAAACCCTACTGAACCCTCAAAAAAAGACCTTTGGTCCTTCTGTTAAATGTACACAACTCTGAAAAGGACGTGTTCTTTAGAGTGCATACACTGCCaactaaaaaataacaataaaatagcaGCACAATTCATGGATTTGTAGGTAACTGaacatacaaatataattaaataaaagtgtcTCAGATGTACTGTAACCCAGAAGCCTTCGAGTCCACTTGTGAGCTCTGAAATGTTCCTCTGCAGGATCTTCTGCCATGTTCACCTTGTTGAACAAGTCGAGGAATCACTGCTGTTTTGCTTCTCTCTCTGCATGATGCATGCTCTAGAAACATGACTCCAGGCTTTCGAATGCAAAGGACGATTTGAAGAGCGACACCTGGAATGCACAAGCTCTTTAAGATTTTAGACTGGGTAACTTGTCACAAATAAGTGTTCTTGTCCGGGTTTGTTGTGTATGTGTGACTGCTGTAAACATTTCCCTGAGCTCGCTTCAGCTGTTTTGCCGTTGGCATGCCGGTGCAGCTGAAAGCAGGAGTCTGACTTTCCCTCGCAGGAAACTGCTCTGCACCTGCAGAAGTTCTGGGAGAGAGGAGACCTCCTGCGTCTGTGCGCTGGCAGGAGCTGAATCATCTGGAAGAACTGTGGACCTGGCCTGCTGCGGAAACAGAATGGACTCATTAGGGAAAATGTATCATCCCAAAAACTAGAACTGAATAGATTGCAGCTCTCCGATCTGATTGGATCGCCTCGTAAAATGATCACAACACACATAATAAACCAAGACTATTTTCTACTGCTAAACTACTTTGGTTACTAAACTAGTTTCAAGTGTATTGTGTATAGTACCCTATATTTTAAGCATGATTCATATTTTAGCACAGTGGGAATGGTTCACTGATGATGATTGAAATTTATTGATGCAGCCTTCAATTAATTCTCACAGTTACAGAAAGTAATGATTCATACATTGGATTTTTGGTTTACTATAGTTGGAAAAATCCATTAATTACTTTCTTTAATTGCAGTATAGTATGGAGTATATATACACAAGCTGTATTTAGGTAtctatttttgtgtatatatatatatatatatatatatatatatatatatatatatatatatatgcagctcCACAGTACAGCATGAACCGAAGCTTTGgagaaacaaaacacatttcccaGAATCCTGCCGCCACTTTGACTGCAGCCAAAAAAGAAAGAGGGGGGAAGCAAAGGGTAAACCGACTGCGCTGCACGTTTGCACAATTTCCTAGAATGCCAAATTAGAAAAGAGACTGGGTGTGGATTTCAGAATAGTCAATACTGTCAGAATAGACCTTGCTGTGACAGACACGTGTCCTCATGGTCACTACACCTGTAAATCAAGACTGTGCAGGATCTTGCCGAGGCTGTGGATGTTACTGATGTTGTTATCCAGCGCACTGGTCAGAGGAGAGTTGCTCACTGTTTTCATGGCATTACTCAGGGCCTGATCCAGCAGAGACAGACCAGTCTGGACCTCCACGGCCTGTCCAGTAACCTGGAGACATAGATTTAAACTAGAAATACTTTCTATGATATACACTGGCATTAAAAATAGATTTGAATGATGAGTTAACACATCAAAGCCTTTACTagtaattataaaacataaatgagTTACATATGCATGATggaaatttatgtttttatattatgcTGTATTGCTGATTTGCATAATACTGGTTTTAagtatttcatgtatttatttgtatgtatacgTCATGTTTTTCATATTATGTTAAACACACAGTACATCATGACTCACATCCATATGTTCCCAAACAGCAAAGTCAACACTAGTCAGAGGAACAAAATAGGATTTCATCACGCCACAGCCTCCTCTGCAACCTCGCTGAGAGGAAAGGAACAGATGAAGTGCCGTTTCTGAAAATAACCTGACATTCTGTGTGAAGCACATGGAGACCTCACCATGATGACCTCAGAATCTCGAGCTTCTCGTACAAAGTGGTCCAGAACCCTCAGGTCACAGATGGGTCGGAGGGGTGAGACCAGGTTTCCACCCAGCCACAGAAACACGGTCAAAATTGACACCAGCCCTCAACAGACAAATAAACACTGTTATTACAAATACTCACTGTAAGTAAATGCATGTGTGAAGGTGTCTCCTTATTCATCATCTTTATGCTTTTTGTGAAAAATTTGAcctgtctttaaaaaaataattagtagTAATTCTAgtatattcattaatattattatatgcgAATAGGGAAGTCAACACCATATTCTTCGAGTGcataaacagaaattaatttactAATTTCTTCATTCCATTCACACAAGCAAGATGCATAAGGCCAACAAAGCTTTCTTGTCGGACCAGAATTTTCAAGTGATAGCAGCAGtgttcgaacccacgcctccagagAGGCTGGAGCCTAAATCCACTGCCTTAGACCACTCGACCACGCTACTCACAGTACACAAGATGTACATTGTATGGAATTGTACACTTGTACTGATAAAGTAAGATACATCTCAATCCACTTTATGCTTTTTCACAGCTGAGGCCAAATACTACATTTCCCGGAGCTCATTGGTGTTCGTATTAACCTTAGACCCAAGCCTTCACACGCCTTCGCCTCTTTGTCTCAAGGATAAGCTTCTACAAGTCATCTGATTCATCGTTGTATGTCACTGACACTGTTCATACTGAGGTCACCGCTCTAAACAGTATGACGCAGCTCCTCTTTTAGTAGTATAGCAGCTTGGGAAAGCCACGGCAGATTTTGATTCATCTAAGTGACTCAGTTCCTTAGAATCTGAATTAGTATACTCGGTGTTACTACAGAAAATTCCTACATGATAAAGGGGtgatatgatgcgatttcaagttttcctttctctttggagtattacaagctgttcgtgaatagataagatccctaaagttgcaaagactaaagtctcaaacccaaagagaaatTCTTTATAGAAGTTAAGACGTGTCCACTCcctcacatgtctacatcactgtgtgggaagatttgcgttCATAAAGGAACCAGTCACTGCTCCCATGAGCGTCTTTCCATAAcctaagaatatatatataacaaaggTAATAAGAAAGATCATGTAATGGCCCCTCTGCTGTGCAAAGACAGAACAGAAAGTTCTGGTAAGTTCATGAATGGCATGACTGAAGCCATAGGTCATGCAACTCTTCAGAGCAGCAGCACTACATCATacaataaatgtgaccctggaccacaaaaccaatcttaaaTTGATGTggcatatttgtagcaatagccaaaaaatgaactgtatgggtcaaaattattgatttttcttttatgcgaAAAATTATTAGGACATTAagtatcatgttccatgaagataaatttcctactgtaaatatatcaaaatttatttttgattagtaatatgcattgctaagaacttcatttggacaactttaaaggctattttcactatatttagtcttttttttttttttttaccttcagattccagattttcaaatagttgtatctcagccaaatattgtcctatcctaacaaatcatacatcaatggGAGGCTTATTTAGCCATGTATAGGgcatgtataaatctcaatttcgaataATGTACCCTTATGGCtggatttgtggtccagggtcacaaatatgaataaagttttatttacatGCATACATGTGATATTGAAATCGTGGgtggagcatttatttatttatttttaaatgaagaaaatagaaaatgcaaaaccaactataatatatattttttagtccttttttttcttttcttttttttttttttttttacaattacaaacATTTTCTGCATTAATTTTTCCCCCTTTGATAAAAAGCTTGGCTTACCTGAAAATGTTTGCATTCGCAAGGTGCATCTTTACTGTGCATACTGTTCTTAAATCCTTAATTGCGATGTTTTTTGTGTTCCTGCAGACTGCGCAGATTTGAGCTCAATGCATGCACCGTATGACTCCTGCGTGACCCTGTTCCTCGTGCGTCCTTGATAGTATTTCAGCGCGCGCTGTTCTGTCTGAGCTGTGTTTGGCAGTCACTGTCTTGCCCAATATACTTTCACCATTTCTGTGTAAAATCCTGTGACGACAGTGGTCTCACGTTTCAGGGCAAACTTGTTAAACTTTCCTAGAGGCACTTGCATTTGGtgactgtataaataaataaaacactaaataaagacattaaaacatacgttgaaaaataaacaaataaaaatttccACTAATGTATGTAGTGAAATCTATTATTATGCaagatttgataaaaaatgtttctagttactaaaataattttcaagatattttatttttttattttatttatatatatatatatatatatatattttttttttttttttttttgatagg belongs to Carassius gibelio isolate Cgi1373 ecotype wild population from Czech Republic chromosome B10, carGib1.2-hapl.c, whole genome shotgun sequence and includes:
- the epob gene encoding erythropoietin b isoform X3 is translated as MQTFSGLVSILTVFLWLGGNLVSPLRPICDLRVLDHFVREARDSEVIMRGCRGGCGVMKSYFVPLTSVDFAVWEHMDVTGQAVEVQTGLSLLDQALSNAMKTQARSTVLPDDSAPASAQTQEVSSLPELLQVQSSFLRGKVRLLLSAAPACQRQNS
- the epob gene encoding erythropoietin b isoform X1 gives rise to the protein MQTFSGLVSILTVFLWLGGNLVSPLRPICDLRVLDHFVREARDSEVIMRGCRGGCGVMKSYFVPLTSVDFAVWEHMDVTGQAVEVQTGLSLLDQALSNAMKTVSNSPLTSALDNNISNIHSLGKILHSLDLQQARSTVLPDDSAPASAQTQEVSSLPELLQVQSSFLRGKVRLLLSAAPACQRQNS
- the epob gene encoding erythropoietin b isoform X2, translating into MQTFSGLVSILTVFLWLGGNLVSPLRPICDLRVLDHFVREARDSEVIMRGCRGGCGVMKSYFVPLTSVDFAVWEHMDVTGQAVEVQTGLSLLDQALSNAMKTVSNSPLTSALDNNISNIHSLGKILHSLDLQARSTVLPDDSAPASAQTQEVSSLPELLQVQSSFLRGKVRLLLSAAPACQRQNS